GAAAGGGTTGAATTCTATGTGATGGATAATATTCGACCCTTGCAGGGTCGAGCGTTGCGATTTGTTTCCGTAGATTGCATCTACGGCTATTTAAAATTCGACGCTTTCAGCGTCAGTAGTCTACAACACCTAACCGTACAGGTTGAAAAAAATCAGTGTTTCATTCGTGTGAATCCGTGCTGAATAGTTACTCGAGGGATAAAATTTCGAAGGGTGGAGGGCCGCAGGATGGACAGGAGCGTCGTCGGGGTTTGATTAATCAAGCCCCTACGATACATCCGGTTAGGAAGTTCAGACCTCAGGAGTCTGACAGACTCCTGAGGTCTAAGTCCCTGACACGCCACGGAAGTTGTAGGGGCACGTGGCAACGTGCCCCTACAGTGTTCCCCTCTCTCACCGCATTAAGGTCACCGGAGGTATCGGTGACCCAATTCCTATGGTGTGCATCAGTATACCATTACCTGTATTCGTACAAAAATATAGCGTCCCACTCATTGAATCACCCACATAACCAAGCCCCCACTGGGCTGCACTTGGTATGATTGGATTGACCTGGTCCCCTATATTTTCTGGCGGCCCCCAGGGGGCATTGGTGCTGGCCCTGGTAGTCACCCAAATTTTGAATCCATTTTCTCTATTAGACATAAAGAACATCATCAGTCCATCACAAGAGACAGCCGGGTTTTCAGTGTATTGTTCATTAATGGAGTAGCCGAGCGAACCATTAATCAGCCCATCATCCAGCCAATCATTATACTCGTCTAAATTCATCGGACAGGGTCCACCAGGTATGGGTGAACCAAAGGGCTCGTTGAGGGAGTTCCTCTTGGCAATCCAGATGGCTCTAATCCCCCTTCGCTCAGTAGAGATATAAAGCGTTAATCCATCAGCTGATATGGCTGGATCGCCATCTATCTTATTGGAATTCAAGTTTTCACCACCCAGATTTTTATTGTAGTCATCTATATTCATTGCCTCTCCCCAGAGATCAGAACCTGATTCTCGGGTAGATATCCAGATATCCATAATTCCACTTCGGGTGTCTTCCCAGACAAGGATATCTCCATTCCCACTGATAGCCGGAGGATAGTTCTTAGAGCGTGTATTTATCCGCTCGTCTCCGGTCATTCCCGGCACCTGGAAGAGGTTCATATTCTTAGGGGGCACGCTCCAGGGATCATCTTTTGAGGCCCTCATACTAATCCATAGATCAAAGGCTCCCTCACATCCTTCCTTATGATACACCGGGTCAGTAAAGACCATAGTCAGCTCGTCTTCTGTAACGCACACGGTGTTGCCTCTATTATAGTATGATAATTCTTCGATTTCTTGAGGCATTGTCCCCGGAGGGATTAAATCAAACCCAAAGGAGTTTACCTGAAGACTGAGTAAGAAAATCAAGATCAGAGAGAGAATACTACCTTTAGTTTGGATGCTAAACATCTAAGCCACCCCCTTTTTTAATTGGCTTTTTCCAGTGGTTTTTCTACATATTCTTGCACGTATTTGTCTACCTCTTGAGATGAAAAATTCGGCCCCCATCTTTCCTCTACAAGATGGTAGATTTTATCCCTGAATTTCTCTTTTTCTTTGGCCTTTTCGGTCCCATCAATCTTATTTTGAAGGAGTTCTTCTACTTCCTGTCCAATATCGGCTAAACCCTTCTGGAGTTTCTCTTCCGCCTCTTTCTCCTCTTTTATGCTCTGGGCGCCAATAATAGGGATCTCTACATATCTTCTGATTAATCGGTTGACCTCTTCCTTGGAAAGGGGGACATTACTTTCTTCGATAATATTTAGCGCCTTTTGTCTAAGTTGCTTTTCCCGAGTCTCCAGGTAATAATGGCCACACTCTCTTTCTCCCACATCCCTGGCCTCACGACTAATTCTCTCTAATGCCTCTTTTAATAATAAAGCCTCTTTAGAAGATTGAGACTCCAAAGAGGCCATCCCCAGCTTCCTTAACTTTTCAAGATGAACCTCTCTTTTTGTTTGGTTCGATATCTTATTTTCTCCCTGGCTGGGATTATGATTAGAAGCAGCCCTCTGGTCGCAACTAAAGATAAAGATAATGCCTGCCATTACCCATAAATATAGCTTAATACCCTTCAAGATTATTCCCCCCTTTACAATTGACTGATGCGCATAGTGCAGCTTGCCGGGGCATCAACTTTTATGATAGAGACAGCCCCTGTCCCTAAAGGAAAGCCAAAAAAAATCCTATAATTAATAGTCACAATAATAGGATTACCTATGGCTTTTCCGAAAGGAGCCTCGATGGCTATCGGCCCGTGAAGCTCTCCCCTTACGAAAAAGGAGTTAATGAGCGCATCAGCCGCCTCATATATCTTTTCTTTTACTTCATGATTAGTCGCGCCTAATGAGGCAAATTTGGCGCCTTCCCTGGCTGTTTGACTCAAGATAAGATGATTATGATAGATAATTCCCGCCTCAAAGATGCCCACCAAGAGCATAAACAGAATCGGAATCATCACCAACATCTCTACCATTGATTGACCATTTTCTCTCTTCATCTAAAAATCCCCTTCAGTCTTCAGCCTGGCCCTTACTTCAATGAGGATACCATCCTCCTTCAGGCTGTTCCAAGCAAATTGTTTCTGAAATTGGAATCCTGGTCCTTACCAGCTCAGAAAAATAAGGCAGGGCAAAATAGACCTCATAAAAAAGGGTTATTTTTATCCTGTTTTCAGCATAGACATCATTATAGTCATTTCTTCCGCCAGACAAAATAAGTTTTTCATTGGTATCATAGATCTCAATACGAATTTGATCATCGTAGCACCTACCAGCAAGAATTGGGGTATTAATAAGGGACTGGCGGGCTTCAGCGTTGATTCTTTCGATCATCTCCGCCTCTGTAGCGCCTACTGCTCCTTCCCTGGCCGCCGAAGCTATCGCTCGATCTAAAACTAAATAGTTATGAATAACAAAGACCGCCCCAAAAATAAAGATTAAAATTATAAGAAACACCATAAACATTAGGCAGAATTCCACTAAAGAGGCCTGCCCTTTTTCGTTCTTCATCTTCTCATCCTCTTTCTTCACCATGGGTGTGGTCTGGATGATTCTGGTGGCCCGCACGACGAGCCTCCTCTTATGTTTATCCGGGCTGCAGCCGAAGCCGCTATTTGCTCCCTGTGTATACCCAGCAGCTTAGCGAACATCAAAGGCACGGTATCTGTGGCATCCACCTGAACTGTTTCGGCTATTCCATCTGTTCCAGGCACCTTGTCATTTAGTTCGTCAAGAAAGCTCACCGTAACATTATCAGTACTCCCCCAATTTAACCCCATATATTGAATGGCTATGGCTCTGGCATGCTCTTGAGCCTCGGCTTGAGGCTTTAAATCAATAGAGTATTCTTGCTGATAATCTTGACCTCCGGCCAAGGTAGCCGCATCAGTAGACCTTTGTAGCCTCTTTTCCCAGAGATACACGATGCCCACATCGGCGGCCAAAGCGAAAAGAGCAAGTAAGATGAACATAAAGGCGCCCACCATTATCACTATTTGCCCTTTTTCATTATTCTTCATCTCTTCTTCACCCCCCATTTAACATTGGAGTAACTATTCAGCCACGAATAAACACAAATTTACACGAATAATACAAAAAATCTAATTAACCAATCTCTGCCTTGTTTTTATTATACCATATATTTTTGTAGAAATCAATATAAAAAGCCATTTTTTTTATTAATAGCTATAAAAGTATTATAATATTAGGTATTGTTAAGATTTTTAAATGGCGACGAGAAGTAAAGGCATTGCATAGAACGGAACTTCCGCATGGATGCAATGCGTCTTCTTTTCAAAATCGGGGGAAAGTTCCGATAGAAGAATGCTGGAGAGAAGGTAGGTTTGGGGATAGGCACTAAGTAATTGCCTCGACTACTTAACAATATAAGCTATGACATTGGTAGGTGAATTGATTCGTTCCGCATGAACCATATTATCACAGGCGCCATAATAGATGAAATTGTCGGTAGCATAGAGGGAGGCGTGGGTGTCATTAGCCATACTGAACCTTTGGAGCACTTCTCCGGTCTCAGCATCCAATGCCCAAAAATGTCCACCCTGCCCACCCCAGCTGCCGACCCGGCTGCCGTGATAAACCACCCCATGACTGACTACCGGCGAAGATTCAATCCGATAGTCCAGTTTATTCTCCCATTTAAGGGAGGCACTGTTACCACTGGCGCTTTCCTCTAAGGCGATGGCATAGCCGCCACCGTCACCGATGTGAATAACCTTTTGGCCGTCACCGGTTATTTCTACAAAGGGTGAACTGATGAAGTCCAGGTTAGGACTGTGATAGGCGGGGGTTTGGTAGCGCCATTTTTTACTGCCCGTTTCAGCATCAAGGGCGTAGACATAGCAGGAGCCTGCCCCAAAATAGACCTTGCCATCAAAGACCCTGGGACGGCCCCGAATTCGGCCGGGCGTGTCGTAAACCCATTTGAGAGACATTGTTCCATCATCTTCATCCAGATCAAAGGCATACATATTGGTATCATTAGAGCCGACATAGAGAATATTATTGACTATATTGGGCGAAGAAATGATGGCGTCTCCCGTCTGATAGCTATCTATCTTGTGACCGTCGGTGGCATCAAGGGCATATATTTTTTTGTCCACTGAGCCAACATAGTAGACCCCATTATAGACAAAGGGGGATGAACTGATCCAGATATCGGATTCCATCCCTTTACCAATATAATACTGCCAGACAGGCTTACCGGTTTCTGCCTCAAGGGCGTAGGCATAGCCATTGGTTGAGGCGAAATAAACTACACCATTAACTACGGTCGGAGTAGATTGAATACAATGCGGACTTCCGGTATGCCCGTAAGAGGCATAAGTGGTATTATCCCACGTCCATTCTCCATCTACATACCGGCCCCACTTACCATAAACAGTGTTGAACTGCCATATCTTTTCTCCGGTATCCTGATCCAGGGCAAATATATTACCGGCCCAAGATTCATAACCGGCTGTAGCCGCAAAGACCTTGCCGTTAGATATCATCGGCGAGGCATGGACATGTCCCCCCGCATCAAAGACCCAACCGTGGGCCATAACCGGCTTGTAAGCCACGGCATGCGCCCCTATCTGGAAGGCCTCCAGACCAAAGGCGGAAAGAAGACCGCCAAAAATGAGGCTAATATGGTCATCCAATCCTACGGCGAGGCAGCGGTTGCTGGATAAGCCCAAGGCAGCGGTTCTTTCGTCTTCGTATGGAGTAACTATGCTAATCTCATCGGTGGTAAAGCCATTCTTTTGGGCAAACTTTAAAGCCGAAGCTCTGGCTGCCTCAGGATCAGCCGGAAGCTCAAAGGTTCCAGCCAGGGCCGCGGCATCAGCCGCCGTAACCAGATGCCGTCTGGCCATGTATATCCGCCCCACATCAGTAACCAGGGCAACAAGGCCAAGCATGAGGCCGACAAAGAACAGGACCATGATCATCACGGCCCCCGATTGCGGATGGCGCCGATTTCGGATTTCGGATTGCGAATTGCGAATTGCGAATTGCGAATTGCGGATTTTTAAAAGTGATTGTATGGTGTTGTAGCTAAACATTTTTCATCACCTACCTTAATAGATTGCGGATTTCGGATTTCGGATTTCGGATTGAAGATTTTAAATCCGCCATCCGCAATCCCCAATCCGCAATCCCCAATTCGCAATCCCCAATTCGCAATCCCCAATTCGCGATTCGCAATTCGCGATTCGCCATCCCCAATCCGCAATCCCCAATCCGCAATTCGCAATTCGCGATTCGCCATCCGCAATCCCCAATCCGCAATTCGCGATTCGCAATTCGCGATTCGCAATTCGCGATTCGCAATTCGCGATTCGCAATTCGCGATTCGCAATCCGAAATCACAGCGGTTCCCCGATATCACTATCCATTTCCACTGGCATCCTGGCGGAGGCCGGCATGGACAGGACAAGGATGTTCGGAGTCCAGATATAGCCCAGGTTCACGGCGAGCGTATAATCTAAGTCAACCTGAACCTCCTCCCCTACTCGCCTGTCTTCCTCTGCCGGTTCTATGGTGACCCCGCTTTCGTCTATCTCGCAGAAGCCGTTACCGACTTTCCATTTAAGAAGGGCGGTTGAAGCAAGATGTCCCTGGTAGCTTTTTATTAAATCCATAACCTGGTCGTCACTCCCGCCAGCCGCGACAAATCTGGCGGCTTCACTGGCTACATGGGCCAGGACAAGATAATTGTGGCTAAGGAGTAATAACTCGAAAAGGATAATGATAATAAAAAAAAATAGAGGCAGCATGATAGAAAGTTCGATTAAGGATTGACCCTTTCGATTTCGGATTTCGCACCCACTTTGTGGGTACCCGGGATTTCGGATTTTTAAAAGCGTCTGTATAGGGCTGTAGCTAAACATTTCCATCACCTGCCCAAAATTTCGCGACCTGTATGGTTAGAAATTATCAACAATGGGTTGAAATCTTTCCTACGCCCTGTCAGGGCTTGACCTTATGGGATACCATTATTCCGTCGATTAAAATCTACGGCTAAATTCCTTTACGCCTTCGGCGTATAAATAGGAGATATTAATAAAACCTGTTCCCTGATTTTCATCAGGGCAAGTTCTGACAGAACCTGCTTCTGACAGGCTCTGGAGTTCAGGAATCATTATTAAAGCCCGAAGGGCTGTAGTATGTTAGCCGTAGGTTTGAACCTACGGAACATTAGATTGAAAATTAATTAATTAAGCCCCGCAGGGGCGAAGGAGAAAATACAGTTACGAAATTTCTAACTCGAAACTCGAAACTCAGGCATTTACTCATGCCCATTCCCCACATCTCCTAAATAGGTGGCCGTGACATAACAGTCCTGTCCCTGCCCTTCGACTTCCTCAAGAAAGAACTTTGAAAAACCTACAATAGGCACCTCATCCCTTCCCTCGGGCAGATAAGCAATTATGGGAACCGTAACTACCCTGGGAGAGCCGGGCGTATAGGTAGTATAGGTCTCATCTTCGTGCCCAGCGATCCTGTAATTGATCCCTTCATTAGTCGGGCCTGACATATTTCCAGGCTCGGTAGTGACGTCATCACCGATTCGCAACTCACCGTCATAACCGTGCTTCAATTTATCCAAATAATTAGCTCCGCCTGTTCCTCCCAGGGCAAGGGCCTGGTAGTTACCGTGAGACCCACTACCACCACCTACTTTTAATTTGTATTTTGTTCCGACAATGAAGGTGTTGGGTAAATGAGATAAAGGGATGAGATCAGCTTCACCCCAGTCAACATAACCGTCATCATCATCTTCAGTAACCGGACTTTCTATCCTCATCACAGCAGCCGCCGGTAGGTTAAGGTTCCAGCTTGACCCCCAAAAAGGGATATTAAGGACAACTTCATAATCAACTATGGCCTTGACTTCCTGGCCCGTTATTCGTTGAGGAGAACCTGCCGGAGGATCAATGGTAATTCCCTTCACCTGACCACCAAAAAACTTGGTGTATCTTAGTTGCTCCAAATTCTGCTGGATTATTTCCACCGCATGCTCATCTGATCCTCCCCGGGCAGCTACCCTAGCCCCGGCCCGGGCAGCTTCAGCTATCAGATGCCAATTGTGAAAGGCGAACCCGACTTCAATCCCCCCGATCATTAAGAGAAGAATAAAAGGAATAAGCACCACCAGTTCGATTAAATTCTGTCCGCCTTCTCCCTTTGTCTTCATCGCGGATCACTCCTCAATAAAATGGTGGTAACTATTCAGCCACTAAGACACAAAGATTATCGGTTCAATCCGCCATCTAAATGGCCGATGTCCCTTCTTTATTCAAAATAGCTTTTATCTGAAGTTGAAGCTCGACTTCACTTCTGCCCAACAGCCATCCAAACCTGGTCTTTATTCTCTCGGAATAAGTAATAATTAACTCCTTACTCCTTTGATTCACCCTGATCTGATCATCATTTAGATGGATTCCTGCCTCCCTGGCTCTCTGTTTGGTCGCTTCCTTAGCCATCATTGGATGGTTTATCCATTTAACTCCTTCTTTAGCACAAAACTCCAGGATACTCTCCCGTTCTCTTTTGGTCTGATCAAGCCTAACGACATCTATCAATAACCCCAGGATAAGAAATGAAACTAAAAAGCCAATACCGATCAGTCCCTTGTGCTTCACCGAAAACCTCCTTAATTTCGGATTTCGGATGGCGGATTTTTTAGCATTTTGGATGGTAATTTTGCCTTCGCCATCGTCAATCCGCATTCCGCATTCTGCCTTAAAGTAAAGGACATTTTATCCCCTGATACTTACAGACTAATTTGCTTAAGATGTTACAATACCCTGTATTTGAAAGAAGACAAGGACTCCTTACCTCTTCAGGATAATTAGCTCCTTCATCTGAATGAGTCCATTGACCAAAGTATTTCCCAGCTATCATTCGTTCTTCTTCCCTTTTCATTTCTCTTAGGACATCGTGCATGGTTCATTCCCTCTCATATCAGGTGGATAGACTGAAGGCTGACGGCTATCCACCTTACGTTAATTATAAAAACAAGGCCCCTCCTAAAAATAAGGAAGGGCCAATCGTGAGGATAATCAGTATTCTTTGCTCCTTTGAAAAACCTGCTTTTTTACTCCGTCTACATCGCGTCATTTATCGCATCCTGACCTGCTTGCAGTCTGTTAGTAACCGTGTCGCTGAACAAGTCTCTAATCTGCGGGCCCAAGGCAATAAAAACGGCGACCACGATAACCGCAATAAGCCCGATGATCAACCCGTATTCAACCATGCCCTGTCCTTCTTCATCACGCATAAAACCTTTAAATAGCTTCATCATCCTTATTCACCTCCTTTCCTTAAAATTAAAGCCTATTTTGATATTCCTCCTCATCAAGGCACTCAAAATAGGCTTCCGTTTCCACAGATCAAGCAATATGTTTGGTTCGACAACGGCCTGGGAACATGTGATCCCTCAGGGTATTTATCTTGAGTAAAAAAGCTGCTTCTCCACTTTCAAGATAGAATATCCTGAACAATCCTCATCTCAACTCTGATGTTACTCTGCGCGCTGTTATCCTCTCCTCAAAACTGTGGGAAGTACTACCAACGTAGCATACCACTTGCTCTGGAAAACTCTTCGGTAGCCGGCTGTCTCCAGAAGGCAGACCCTCTTCTTCGACCCTATAGCTTTGCGTGTTCTTTCGAACGTGCCTTTTCGGAGTTCTCCGCTCTATTATCCTCATCTTAATTATAACACATGAATGTTGCCTTGTCAAGTCTTTTTATTCGTTTTTTGGATATTTTTTACTAAAAAGTTATTTTATTTGTAATAGCGACTGATTATTGGCTTCGATCTTATTTACATCGCATTATTTATGGCGTCCTGACCTTCTCCCGCCCTGTTAGTAACCGCATCACTGATCCAGGGTCTAATCTGAGGGCTCAGGGTAATAAAGGCAATTACCACGATAACCGCAATAAGCCCGATGATCAACCCATATTCACTCATACTTTGTCCTTCTTCATCACATATAAAACTTTTAAATATATTCATCATCATTATTAACCCCCTTTTCTTAAAATTCTTGGTGGCCTACTTACGGTGAACAGCAGGTAGAATGAGTCATTCCGAAAGGGGCCAGACGCGATCGGTAAGGCCAGCAACCATCCTTTGAGCACGGATGCTACTTTTTATATTACATTTAGGCAATAAGTTTTGCCAACGGTATTTCGCGGGTAATCTCCCATTACCTATATTATAACATATTAGGCTTACTCCCGTCAAGTGCATATAGTAGATTAAATTTTAGGCGATGTTCACGGCTACCGATTCCTTATCTCTCTGCCTCAATGGCCAAGCCGACATTATGTGACTTCCAGCATCCTATTAAGGCAATTCGCGATTCGCAATTCGCAATTCGCGATTCGCAAGCCGACATTATGTGACTTCCAGCATCCTATTAAGGGCTTTTTGGGCCGGCCGGCGTATTTCATTAGAGATGACAACCTGGCATTCCATAGCCTCCAGGGAATGGGCCACCCTTTCTAAGGTGGTTAGCTTCATATTAGGACAGATCATATTCTCACTGGCCGGATAGAATTTCTTATCCGGGTTCTCTTTGGCCAGACGATAGATGAGGCCAGTTTCAGTCCCAATAATAAACTCTTTGGCTGAGCTTTGTTTAGCATAGGCCACCATGCCATTTGTGCTCAGGGCTTGATTGGCTAATTCAATCACCTCAAAGAGACATTCTGGATGGACCAGAACTTCAGCCTCAGGATGTTTCTTTAATTGATCTTTTACATCCTCCACGCTAAGTTTGATATGGGTGGGACAAAAACCATCCCAGGAACAGATATTTTTACCTGTTTGGTGAGCGGCGTATTTACCTAAATGTTTGTCAGGTATAAATAGTATCTCTTCATCTCCGAGAGAAGCCACTACCTTGACGACATTGGCTGAAGTGCAGCATATATCGGCCTCGGCCTTGACTTCGGCTGAGGTGTTGACATAACAAACAGTGGTAGCGCCGGGATGTTGGCGTTTCATTTCAATAACACCCTGTCTGCTTACGGCTTGCACCATAGGGCAAGTAGCCTCCTTAGCCGGCAGCAATACCTTCTTTTGGGGTGAAATAATCGCCGCTGTCTCAGCCATAAAACGAACCCCGCAAAAAACAACCACATCGGCCTCGGTTTTGGCTGCCTTTCGGGAAAGGTCCAATGAATCCCCCACAAAATCAGCTATGTCCTGAATCTCCGGACGCTGATAGTTATGGGCCAAGATAATGGCATTCCTGGCCCTTCTCCATTGGTTAATCTTTTCGATGTAATAAGCCTCGTCTCTGAACTCATTTATCAATTGTCTTTCCTCCTTTCACCCCTTCTCCCTTGTCCCACCTTAGGCAAATGCCCCTTTGACCTTATCAAAAAATTTCTTTTCCCACTTTATATCTTCTCCCCCAGCCTGGGCGAATTGATATAAGAGCTCCTTTTGTTGGTCATTAAGTCTGGTCGGGGTCTGAAGGATAACCCGGACATGCTGATCTCCTTGACCATAGCCTCGAAGGTCGGGCATCCCTTTGCCTTTAAGTCTGAATATCTTATGGGTCTGGGTGCCGTGGGGGATAGTCATTTTGACCTTTTTACCATCCAGGGTGGGAACTTTAATCTCGGCGCCTAAGGCCGCCTGACTGAAGGTAAGGGGGACTTCGCAAAGGAGGTCATTTCCCTCTCGCTGGAAGACCTTATGGGGCTTAACATAAATAACCACATACAAATCTCCTGGCGGCCCGCCTCTGATTCCCCCTTCTCCTTTGCCGGCTAAACGGAGGCGAGAACCCGTATCTACTCCAGGGGGTATTTTGGCGGTTAAGTGTTCGGAACGTCTGAGCCTGCCTTGCCCCCCACAAGTAGGGCAAAGGGCTTCAATAATAGTGCCTTCACCCCTGCAGCGGCTACAAGTTTGGGCCATAGTGAAAAATCCCCGTTGAAACCTGGTCTGTCCTTGACCTTGACACTCGGGACAGGTCTTTCTATTAGTGCCTGGTTTAGCCCCGCTGCCCTTACAGGTGTCACAGGTTTCA
This bacterium DNA region includes the following protein-coding sequences:
- the nadA gene encoding quinolinate synthase NadA, which codes for MINEFRDEAYYIEKINQWRRARNAIILAHNYQRPEIQDIADFVGDSLDLSRKAAKTEADVVVFCGVRFMAETAAIISPQKKVLLPAKEATCPMVQAVSRQGVIEMKRQHPGATTVCYVNTSAEVKAEADICCTSANVVKVVASLGDEEILFIPDKHLGKYAAHQTGKNICSWDGFCPTHIKLSVEDVKDQLKKHPEAEVLVHPECLFEVIELANQALSTNGMVAYAKQSSAKEFIIGTETGLIYRLAKENPDKKFYPASENMICPNMKLTTLERVAHSLEAMECQVVISNEIRRPAQKALNRMLEVT
- the dnaJ gene encoding molecular chaperone DnaJ, whose protein sequence is MAKRDYYETLGVARDASPDEIKKAYRRLAKKYHPDANPENKADAEEKFKEAAEAYEILSDKDKRSKYDRFGHAGISDAFGAGGFTWSDFTHARDIEDIIGDFFEGSIFGDFFGTRRPSRTRAERGADLRYDLEISLEEAFSGAEKKINIPRFETCDTCKGSGAKPGTNRKTCPECQGQGQTRFQRGFFTMAQTCSRCRGEGTIIEALCPTCGGQGRLRRSEHLTAKIPPGVDTGSRLRLAGKGEGGIRGGPPGDLYVVIYVKPHKVFQREGNDLLCEVPLTFSQAALGAEIKVPTLDGKKVKMTIPHGTQTHKIFRLKGKGMPDLRGYGQGDQHVRVILQTPTRLNDQQKELLYQFAQAGGEDIKWEKKFFDKVKGAFA
- a CDS encoding TadE/TadG family type IV pilus assembly protein gives rise to the protein MKNEKGQASLVEFCLMFMVFLIILIFIFGAVFVIHNYLVLDRAIASAAREGAVGATEAEMIERINAEARQSLINTPILAGRCYDDQIRIEIYDTNEKLILSGGRNDYNDVYAENRIKITLFYEVYFALPYFSELVRTRIPISETICLEQPEGGWYPH
- a CDS encoding Flp family type IVb pilin; amino-acid sequence: MMMNIFKSFICDEEGQSMSEYGLIIGLIAVIVVIAFITLSPQIRPWISDAVTNRAGEGQDAINNAM
- a CDS encoding Flp family type IVb pilin, with product MMKLFKGFMRDEEGQGMVEYGLIIGLIAVIVVAVFIALGPQIRDLFSDTVTNRLQAGQDAINDAM
- a CDS encoding pilus assembly protein TadG-related protein, with translation MKNNEKGQIVIMVGAFMFILLALFALAADVGIVYLWEKRLQRSTDAATLAGGQDYQQEYSIDLKPQAEAQEHARAIAIQYMGLNWGSTDNVTVSFLDELNDKVPGTDGIAETVQVDATDTVPLMFAKLLGIHREQIAASAAARINIRGGSSCGPPESSRPHPW
- a CDS encoding TadE/TadG family type IV pilus assembly protein, which gives rise to MEMFSYSPIQTLLKIRNPGYPQSGCEIRNRKGQSLIELSIMLPLFFFIIIILFELLLLSHNYLVLAHVASEAARFVAAGGSDDQVMDLIKSYQGHLASTALLKWKVGNGFCEIDESGVTIEPAEEDRRVGEEVQVDLDYTLAVNLGYIWTPNILVLSMPASARMPVEMDSDIGEPL
- a CDS encoding TadE family protein — protein: MKTKGEGGQNLIELVVLIPFILLLMIGGIEVGFAFHNWHLIAEAARAGARVAARGGSDEHAVEIIQQNLEQLRYTKFFGGQVKGITIDPPAGSPQRITGQEVKAIVDYEVVLNIPFWGSSWNLNLPAAAVMRIESPVTEDDDDGYVDWGEADLIPLSHLPNTFIVGTKYKLKVGGGSGSHGNYQALALGGTGGANYLDKLKHGYDGELRIGDDVTTEPGNMSGPTNEGINYRIAGHEDETYTTYTPGSPRVVTVPIIAYLPEGRDEVPIVGFSKFFLEEVEGQGQDCYVTATYLGDVGNGHE
- a CDS encoding PQQ-binding-like beta-propeller repeat protein gives rise to the protein MIMVLFFVGLMLGLVALVTDVGRIYMARRHLVTAADAAALAGTFELPADPEAARASALKFAQKNGFTTDEISIVTPYEDERTAALGLSSNRCLAVGLDDHISLIFGGLLSAFGLEAFQIGAHAVAYKPVMAHGWVFDAGGHVHASPMISNGKVFAATAGYESWAGNIFALDQDTGEKIWQFNTVYGKWGRYVDGEWTWDNTTYASYGHTGSPHCIQSTPTVVNGVVYFASTNGYAYALEAETGKPVWQYYIGKGMESDIWISSSPFVYNGVYYVGSVDKKIYALDATDGHKIDSYQTGDAIISSPNIVNNILYVGSNDTNMYAFDLDEDDGTMSLKWVYDTPGRIRGRPRVFDGKVYFGAGSCYVYALDAETGSKKWRYQTPAYHSPNLDFISSPFVEITGDGQKVIHIGDGGGYAIALEESASGNSASLKWENKLDYRIESSPVVSHGVVYHGSRVGSWGGQGGHFWALDAETGEVLQRFSMANDTHASLYATDNFIYYGACDNMVHAERINSPTNVIAYIVK
- a CDS encoding TadE family protein; the protein is MKRENGQSMVEMLVMIPILFMLLVGIFEAGIIYHNHLILSQTAREGAKFASLGATNHEVKEKIYEAADALINSFFVRGELHGPIAIEAPFGKAIGNPIIVTINYRIFFGFPLGTGAVSIIKVDAPASCTMRISQL